A stretch of the Geovibrio thiophilus genome encodes the following:
- the rhuM gene encoding RhuM family protein: protein MKNNSDLLIYQSENGDIKIDVRLQDDTVWLTQDQMAQLFGKAKSTINEHIKNIFDEKELIEEDVMRKFGNTEFSTKPTNYYSLDVIISVGYRVKSLQGTQFRIWATKRLKEYIVKGFALNDDRFKTGNSMNYFNELQERIREIRLSERFFYQKIKDIYRTSIDYDPKDEKTIEFFKIVQNKLIWAVSEQTAAELVYRRADAALPLMGMLSYGKKGDKPIRKSDITTSKNYLNGDEIKLLGLLVEQYLAFAETMAQQRTPMYMKDWIQRLDAIIQLNGRELLTHAGKISRAIADEKAAIEYEKYKDEQKRIEKEESLKELENDLKGLQKDING, encoded by the coding sequence ATGAAAAATAACTCCGACCTGCTGATATACCAATCTGAAAATGGAGACATAAAAATTGATGTCAGGCTTCAGGATGATACCGTGTGGCTGACTCAAGATCAGATGGCGCAGCTGTTTGGTAAGGCAAAATCAACAATTAATGAGCATATAAAAAATATTTTTGATGAAAAAGAACTTATAGAAGAAGATGTAATGAGAAAATTCGGAAATACCGAATTTTCTACCAAACCAACTAATTATTATAGCCTTGATGTAATAATATCAGTTGGTTACAGAGTGAAATCACTGCAAGGCACACAGTTTAGAATTTGGGCTACAAAAAGACTGAAAGAATACATAGTCAAAGGTTTTGCCCTTAACGATGACAGGTTTAAAACCGGAAACTCTATGAACTACTTCAACGAGCTTCAAGAGAGAATCCGTGAAATCCGCCTGTCTGAAAGGTTTTTCTACCAGAAAATCAAAGATATATACAGAACCAGCATTGATTACGATCCGAAAGACGAAAAAACAATTGAGTTTTTTAAAATAGTGCAGAATAAGCTGATATGGGCTGTAAGCGAACAAACTGCCGCTGAGCTTGTATACAGACGTGCGGATGCAGCACTTCCTCTGATGGGAATGCTCTCATACGGCAAAAAAGGCGACAAGCCAATTAGAAAAAGCGACATAACGACCTCTAAAAATTATCTTAATGGGGACGAAATTAAACTTCTTGGTCTGCTTGTGGAACAATATCTTGCCTTTGCCGAGACAATGGCTCAGCAACGTACACCGATGTATATGAAAGACTGGATTCAGCGGCTTGATGCTATCATACAGCTTAACGGCAGAGAACTTTTGACACATGCCGGAAAAATCAGCAGAGCAATTGCCGACGAGAAAGCTGCTATAGAGTACGAGAAGTACAAGGACGAGCAGAAACGTATAGAAAAAGAAGAAAGCTTAAAAGAGCTGGAAAATGATTTAAAAGGGCTTCAAAAGGATATTAATGGATGA
- a CDS encoding restriction endonuclease subunit S: MGEWREYTLDDVCLKITDGAHQSPKSVDIGMSMVSVKDLTPFGLNIETARKISNVDYEMLVKQGCQPEVGDVLIAKDGNSALDTVCNIIEPVEVVLLSSVAILRPNTTLIDSRFLKYYFSSNRTIGYLKTNFISGAAIPRVVLRDFKKALIMLPDLETQESISDILQSLDDKIELNRKMNETLEEMARAIFKSWFVDFDPVHAKARGEKPAGMPDEIADLFPSEFVHSDQLNKPIPKGWEVKPISCLADLNSKSWTNKNAPKKIKYIDLANTKNGEISLVIEYLFPEAPSRARRVLSIGDTIIGTVRPGNRSFAYISDDGLTGSTGFAVMTPKQFDFKEFVFLALTQDSSIDYFAHLADGAAYPAVRPEVVANIEFVIPPENIVKAFSITTADLLVKIDLNRKQNIELSVIRDSLLPKLISGKIEV; the protein is encoded by the coding sequence ATGGGTGAGTGGAGAGAGTATACTTTAGACGATGTCTGCTTGAAAATAACAGATGGAGCTCATCAAAGCCCTAAGTCAGTTGATATTGGAATGTCAATGGTATCTGTTAAAGACCTTACACCTTTTGGCTTAAATATAGAAACAGCGAGAAAAATTTCAAATGTGGACTATGAAATGCTCGTTAAGCAAGGGTGTCAACCTGAAGTTGGGGATGTCTTGATTGCTAAAGATGGCAATAGTGCCTTAGACACTGTATGCAATATAATAGAACCTGTCGAGGTAGTTCTACTGTCTTCTGTCGCAATTTTAAGACCTAATACTACATTAATTGATTCAAGATTTTTAAAGTACTATTTTTCGTCTAATAGGACAATTGGTTACTTGAAAACAAATTTCATTTCTGGTGCGGCAATTCCCCGTGTAGTTCTTAGAGATTTTAAGAAAGCGTTAATAATGTTGCCAGACCTAGAAACACAGGAATCAATTTCAGATATTTTGCAATCCCTTGATGACAAGATTGAACTAAACCGAAAGATGAATGAGACGCTGGAGGAGATGGCGAGAGCTATTTTCAAGAGCTGGTTTGTGGATTTTGACCCTGTGCATGCAAAAGCCAGAGGCGAAAAGCCCGCAGGTATGCCGGACGAAATCGCCGACCTCTTCCCCAGCGAATTTGTCCACTCCGACCAACTAAACAAACCCATCCCCAAAGGCTGGGAAGTTAAACCTATAAGCTGTTTAGCAGATTTAAACTCTAAGTCTTGGACGAATAAGAATGCTCCCAAAAAAATAAAATATATAGATTTAGCAAACACGAAAAATGGAGAGATAAGTTTAGTCATAGAATATTTATTTCCGGAAGCGCCAAGCAGAGCAAGAAGAGTTCTTTCTATTGGTGACACCATCATAGGAACTGTGAGACCGGGCAATAGGTCTTTTGCCTATATTTCTGACGATGGACTTACAGGAAGCACTGGTTTTGCAGTAATGACCCCTAAACAATTTGACTTCAAAGAGTTTGTATTTTTAGCACTGACGCAAGACTCCTCAATAGATTATTTTGCTCATTTAGCTGATGGTGCGGCTTACCCCGCCGTAAGACCAGAGGTTGTTGCAAATATAGAATTTGTAATTCCTCCTGAAAACATAGTGAAAGCATTCTCTATTACGACTGCTGATTTGCTTGTGAAAATAGATCTGAATAGAAAACAGAATATTGAATTAAGTGTAATTAGAGACTCCTTGCTCCCAAAACTCATCAGCGGAAAAATTGAGGTGTAG
- a CDS encoding type I restriction endonuclease subunit R yields the protein MKLIEDTLEQVLIDFFKELGYQYAFAPDFTKTDDEDGDYERESASEVVLLGRLKTKLTQINPSVPIDQIDEAIKKLLNLESVKLIENNRTFHKYITDGISIPYQEDGEAKTALIKLFDFNDISNNDWLVANQFTVTEAKENRRPDAVVFVNGLPLAVIELKSPSDEKATMFDAFTQLQNYKSFIPNLFNYNEILIASDGYKAAAGSLTADWERFMPWKTVNGEKEPRGMIELEVLVKGMFQKERFLDIIRNFIVFEVSDDKIIKKMAGYHQYHAVNKALERTVTATSAAGDKRIGVVWHTQGSGKSLSMIFYSGKVVQKPELSNPTLVILTDRNDLDDQLFGNFSLCSDLLRQKPVQAESRAHLRELLNVASGGIVFSTIQKFFPKEGEDSHPELSSRRNIIVMADEAHRSQYDFIDGFARHIRDALSGASFIGFTGTPIETSDKVTTAVFGEYIDIYDMEDAVRDGATVRIYYEARLAKIEFDEKTKPTLDPEFEEVTEDQEEYEKQKLQAKWTALEALVGAKSRLELVAKDIVEHFEARLSAMDGKGMVVCMSRRICVELYNEIARLRPEWHDGDDDKGFMKIVMSGSASDRAEWQPHIRTKQQREEMANRFKKPDTGFKLVIVRDMWLTGFDAPCLHTMYVDKPMGGHNLMQAIARVNRVFKDKPGGLVVDYIGIADDLKNAMRNYTASGGKGQSHHDKDEAAAYMIEKFEQVIDLLHDFDYETLLNKKDKDRLNGIAEAMEHILSIDRKMDFIKMVTELSRAFALAVPAPQTAEIRDYVGLFQEIKAGLIKNTITTERKSPDELDTAIKQLVSKAVSANGVVDVFQAAGLDKPEISILSDEFLAEVKEYPYKNLAVEMLAKLLADEIKIRLKRNVVKARSFMEKLEESMKNYQNRSIEAAMVIQHLIDLANDVNKERGRGGSLGLSDDEIAFYDALLTENAAFGDMLLKKMGDELKVIAVELVQAVKKNVSIDWTKRESVKARLRVIVKKILRKYGYPPEASDDATRIVLEQAAVLCNEWAEG from the coding sequence ATGAAACTCATTGAAGATACTCTCGAACAGGTTTTGATCGATTTCTTTAAAGAACTGGGCTACCAGTACGCCTTTGCGCCTGATTTTACAAAAACTGATGATGAGGATGGCGATTATGAACGGGAGAGTGCGTCAGAGGTGGTGCTTCTCGGTCGTCTGAAAACAAAGCTCACTCAGATTAACCCATCTGTACCCATTGACCAGATTGATGAAGCGATCAAGAAACTGCTTAATCTTGAGAGCGTAAAGCTCATAGAGAATAACCGAACGTTCCATAAATACATCACAGACGGCATAAGCATTCCTTATCAGGAAGACGGCGAAGCGAAGACTGCCCTTATCAAGCTCTTTGATTTTAACGATATTTCCAACAACGACTGGTTGGTGGCGAACCAATTCACCGTCACCGAGGCAAAGGAAAACCGCAGACCGGATGCTGTGGTATTCGTAAACGGGCTTCCCCTTGCCGTAATTGAGCTGAAAAGCCCGTCTGATGAAAAGGCAACTATGTTTGATGCCTTTACACAGTTGCAAAACTATAAAAGCTTCATTCCGAACCTTTTTAATTACAATGAAATCCTTATCGCTTCTGACGGGTATAAAGCCGCAGCAGGCAGCCTGACCGCAGACTGGGAGCGATTTATGCCGTGGAAAACCGTTAACGGCGAGAAAGAACCCAGAGGCATGATTGAGCTTGAAGTGCTTGTGAAAGGTATGTTTCAGAAGGAACGCTTTCTGGACATAATACGCAACTTTATTGTGTTTGAAGTGAGTGACGACAAAATCATAAAAAAGATGGCGGGTTACCATCAATATCACGCAGTTAACAAGGCTCTGGAGCGCACCGTAACAGCAACTTCTGCCGCAGGTGATAAGCGGATTGGCGTTGTTTGGCACACTCAAGGCAGCGGTAAGAGCCTTTCCATGATTTTTTACTCAGGCAAAGTTGTTCAGAAGCCGGAACTCAGCAACCCCACTCTCGTTATTCTTACTGACAGAAACGATCTCGATGATCAGCTATTCGGCAACTTCTCGCTGTGCAGCGATCTCCTTCGTCAGAAGCCGGTTCAGGCAGAAAGCAGAGCGCATCTGCGGGAACTGCTTAATGTCGCCTCAGGCGGGATAGTTTTTTCCACTATTCAGAAGTTTTTCCCGAAGGAAGGCGAAGACAGTCATCCTGAACTCAGCTCACGCAGAAACATAATAGTAATGGCGGATGAGGCACACAGAAGTCAGTATGACTTCATAGACGGCTTCGCGCGCCACATCAGAGATGCTCTGTCCGGTGCCTCATTCATCGGTTTTACCGGAACGCCTATCGAAACATCAGACAAAGTGACCACCGCTGTTTTCGGCGAATACATAGATATTTACGATATGGAAGATGCCGTTCGGGATGGAGCGACAGTCCGTATATATTACGAGGCACGCCTTGCCAAGATAGAGTTTGACGAGAAAACAAAGCCGACTCTTGACCCTGAGTTTGAAGAAGTTACAGAAGATCAGGAAGAATACGAAAAGCAAAAACTACAGGCAAAATGGACAGCCCTTGAGGCACTCGTGGGTGCTAAAAGCAGGCTTGAGCTTGTGGCAAAGGATATTGTTGAGCATTTCGAGGCAAGGCTTTCAGCCATGGACGGAAAAGGCATGGTAGTCTGCATGAGCCGCCGCATCTGTGTTGAATTATATAACGAAATAGCCAGGCTGCGCCCTGAATGGCATGACGGAGATGATGACAAAGGCTTTATGAAAATAGTCATGTCCGGCTCCGCATCGGACAGGGCAGAATGGCAACCGCATATACGCACCAAACAGCAGCGGGAAGAGATGGCAAACAGGTTCAAGAAGCCTGACACCGGCTTCAAGCTGGTTATTGTCCGTGATATGTGGCTTACGGGCTTTGATGCACCTTGCCTGCATACAATGTATGTTGATAAGCCAATGGGCGGGCACAATCTTATGCAGGCTATTGCCCGTGTGAACCGTGTTTTTAAGGATAAGCCCGGCGGTTTGGTTGTTGATTACATCGGCATTGCGGATGACCTTAAAAACGCTATGAGAAACTATACTGCAAGCGGTGGCAAAGGACAGTCACACCACGACAAAGACGAAGCTGCCGCATACATGATAGAAAAATTTGAACAGGTGATCGATCTTCTGCACGATTTTGATTATGAAACCCTCCTGAATAAAAAGGACAAAGACCGCTTAAACGGTATAGCCGAGGCGATGGAGCATATCCTCTCCATTGACCGTAAGATGGATTTCATAAAGATGGTCACAGAGCTTTCCCGTGCCTTTGCTTTGGCTGTTCCTGCGCCGCAGACAGCGGAAATAAGGGATTATGTGGGCTTATTTCAGGAGATCAAGGCAGGACTGATAAAGAACACTATCACAACAGAAAGAAAATCTCCCGATGAGCTGGACACAGCAATAAAGCAGCTTGTGTCAAAAGCTGTGTCAGCAAATGGGGTTGTTGATGTTTTTCAGGCAGCGGGGCTGGATAAACCTGAAATATCTATATTGTCCGATGAGTTTCTGGCAGAAGTGAAAGAGTATCCGTACAAAAACCTTGCCGTTGAGATGCTGGCGAAACTTCTGGCAGATGAGATAAAGATCAGGTTGAAGCGTAATGTTGTGAAAGCCCGCTCTTTCATGGAGAAACTGGAAGAATCAATGAAAAACTACCAGAACCGCTCAATTGAGGCAGCCATGGTTATTCAGCATCTCATAGATCTGGCAAATGATGTTAACAAGGAAAGAGGAAGGGGCGGCAGTCTTGGGTTGTCTGATGATGAAATAGCCTTTTATGATGCCCTTCTGACGGAAAATGCCGCTTTTGGCGATATGCTCCTGAAGAAAATGGGGGATGAACTGAAGGTTATCGCTGTTGAGCTTGTGCAGGCGGTAAAAAAGAACGTCAGCATTGACTGGACAAAAAGGGAGTCAGTGAAAGCCCGTTTGCGTGTAATCGTTAAGAAAATTCTCCGCAAATACGGCTATCCGCCGGAAGCCAGCGACGACGCAACACGTATTGTCCTTGAACAGGCAGCAGTATTATGCAACGAGTGGGCAGAGGGTTAG
- a CDS encoding toll/interleukin-1 receptor domain-containing protein, translating to MSELQTFKIKNKIEPIIATLYKYYKSKEMLEHAKVIKSQYRIDEAVDYDNWNGGVYGHDIYFKISDSLACELIEKDGIDKEILELINKQLNIHNEYVSNVYLETDENSFNPNWREDDGVTAARDLKGDIVQASEYDDLWEKPGLRLFLSHKANYKKETKILKDELAKFGIRAFVAHEDITPSAEWQTEIERALSSMDALVALLTPDFHESEWTDQEVGIAFGRRVPIISLRLGRDPYGFFGKWQGISCIGKTDSKKAEKIFSILFKKHCKRHELFNGIIFNFKNSSSFANSKANFQKLEEITPFSDEEKELIKEAYNSNSQNYGCTYAKNRLNTLMED from the coding sequence ATGTCTGAATTACAAACTTTTAAGATAAAAAATAAAATAGAACCGATAATAGCTACACTTTACAAGTATTATAAATCAAAGGAAATGCTTGAACATGCCAAAGTCATTAAATCTCAATATCGAATTGACGAAGCTGTTGATTATGATAACTGGAATGGCGGAGTGTATGGTCATGATATTTATTTTAAAATATCTGATTCTTTAGCTTGTGAGTTGATTGAAAAAGATGGAATAGATAAAGAAATTTTAGAGCTAATAAATAAACAACTTAATATACACAACGAATATGTGTCAAATGTATATTTGGAAACAGATGAAAATTCATTTAATCCAAATTGGCGAGAAGATGATGGTGTAACTGCTGCAAGAGACCTTAAGGGAGATATAGTCCAAGCGTCTGAATACGATGACCTGTGGGAGAAACCGGGGTTAAGGCTTTTTCTTAGTCATAAAGCTAACTATAAAAAAGAAACGAAAATACTCAAGGATGAGCTTGCTAAATTTGGGATAAGGGCTTTTGTTGCTCATGAAGATATCACTCCTTCCGCTGAATGGCAGACAGAAATTGAAAGAGCTCTTTCAAGTATGGATGCGCTTGTAGCCTTACTTACTCCTGACTTCCACGAGAGTGAGTGGACTGATCAAGAAGTTGGTATCGCTTTTGGAAGAAGGGTTCCAATTATCTCATTAAGACTAGGTAGAGATCCATATGGCTTCTTTGGTAAATGGCAAGGTATAAGCTGCATTGGGAAGACAGATTCTAAAAAAGCTGAAAAAATCTTTTCTATCCTATTTAAGAAGCACTGCAAGAGGCATGAGCTTTTTAATGGGATAATCTTTAACTTCAAAAACTCATCTTCATTTGCGAATTCAAAAGCCAATTTCCAAAAACTTGAAGAGATTACTCCGTTTTCGGATGAAGAAAAAGAATTAATAAAAGAAGCTTATAATAGCAACAGTCAAAACTATGGCTGCACATATGCAAAAAATAGACTTAACACACTCATGGAAGATTAG
- a CDS encoding dual specificity protein phosphatase family protein, translating to MIEVIKNLYVGNDTSCSMCDSEWAIVHACKSCHQKFLRYKKALPQNHPSYLVHFEKNHLFLNLVDMERMFLPNFTHPIMKAAFEFLDEQIPQRKVLIHCNQGQSRSAGVALAYMAKKNMIKNNDFKIAYTEFKNIYTPAQIGIGFELYLGNYWNEIMVL from the coding sequence ATGATTGAAGTTATTAAAAACTTATATGTTGGAAATGACACGAGTTGCTCAATGTGTGATTCCGAGTGGGCAATTGTTCATGCTTGTAAGAGCTGTCACCAAAAATTTCTTCGTTATAAGAAAGCTCTTCCACAGAACCATCCAAGTTATTTAGTGCATTTTGAAAAGAATCACTTATTTTTGAATCTAGTAGACATGGAGAGAATGTTCCTTCCAAATTTTACTCATCCAATAATGAAGGCTGCATTTGAATTTCTTGACGAGCAAATACCTCAGAGAAAAGTTTTGATTCATTGCAACCAAGGGCAGTCTCGTTCCGCCGGGGTTGCTTTAGCATATATGGCTAAAAAGAACATGATTAAGAATAATGATTTTAAGATAGCATATACAGAGTTTAAAAATATTTATACACCAGCACAAATTGGTATTGGCTTTGAGTTGTATCTTGGTAATTATTGGAATGAAATAATGGTATTATGA